TCTCCATTGAGAAGCGGATGACGGTCTGCGCCGATTTTGTTCCGTAAGGAACGCGGGCCGAGTCACCGAAATAGAGAACCCCTTCGTCCGGCAACTCGCAAAGGATATGCCGGACGACGCTCAACCCTCCGATCCCGGAGTCAAAGACACCAATAGGCAGTTCCCGGCGTTTATCGGATTCCACTCATGCCTCTCCTATTTTTGTGAAACTTCAATTCAAGAATTGATATCAGCCCAGGAATAATACCGGTCCAGTGGGATATTGTCCACAAGCGGTTTTTCCTGCTCCCCATCGATAAGGACCCAAACTCTTTCCACCTCCGGGATATTCTGGGTCACCGTTCCAACGATCGAACGGATTGTCAGCCATTCCATTCCATCGCCGTGCGGGTGCAGGGTTCTTAGCGACTCGGAGAAGTTGAGATAGGCCCCGCCCAAACCATCCAGAAAGACCCCCAGCACGGCCGTTTCAGGCGGGATCGAGGAGACATTTTCAAGATGACTGCCAAGAATGAGCGATTCGACGAGATCAACAATCCGCTCTTCCGTCGTCTCACGGGCGGCGATCCAGTGGGTTTCCGTGCGCAGCGACGGATCGTGGGGCGCACCGAAATAAAGAAGAACAGGGTGAAGCGTCGGCGTGTTCAGGGCATCCGTCGACTCC
The Candidatus Eisenbacteria bacterium genome window above contains:
- a CDS encoding GerMN domain-containing protein translates to MNLSKTSGNKRKDGTLWGWIPILLLVLMGLGGTYLLLFGGDEEVSESFVEESTDALNTPTLHPVLLYFGAPHDPSLRTETHWIAARETTEERIVDLVESLILGSHLENVSSIPPETAVLGVFLDGLGGAYLNFSESLRTLHPHGDGMEWLTIRSIVGTVTQNIPEVERVWVLIDGEQEKPLVDNIPLDRYYSWADINS